The Thermus islandicus DSM 21543 genomic interval GGAGATCTGGGCGGAGGAGCTCCCTGCGCTTCCCCTCTACTTCCGCGCCAACCCTTACGTGGTGCGGAAGGGCCTGGTGAACTACGTGGCCAGCGCTTACTCCGGCAGCTTCGGCTACCCCGGCTGGAACGCTTGGGAGATCGGCTGGGAGAGCCGGGGCGCCGTGAAGAAGTGGGACCAGGCGAAGTACGCCCTTTCCATCAAGTAGCCTGGGTGGTATAGTGGGGCCCGCTGGGCAAAGCCCAGCGGGCCTTTTTAGTGCCAAAAACAGGAGGTACAAGAGTGTTCGCCTACACGGTGCGCCGGCTTTTGCAGATGGTTCCCCTTCTCCTTGCGGCCAGCGTGGTCATCTACGCCCTTCTGGCCCTGCAACCGGGGGACCCTTTGGAAGAACTGCGGAGGCAGAACCCTAGGATCACCGCCGAGCAGTTTGAGGCCCTGAAGCGGGCCTACGGCCTGGACCAGCCCCTCCACATCCGCTACTTCAAGTGGCTTTCCCGGGCCCTCCAGGGAGACCTGGGCTACAGCCGCACCTACGGCATCCCCGCGGCGGAGTACATCTTCGTCCAGCGCCTGCCCAAGACCCTCCTCCTCTCAGGGCTCGCCCTCACCCTGGCCCTCCTGGTGGCCATCCCTGTGGGCGTCTTCTCGGCGGTGCGCCAGTACTCCCTGGCGGACTACGCCATCACCTTCCTCTCCTTCGTGGGCTTCTCCATGCCCGTCTTCTTCCTGGGGATCCTTCTCCTCTACCTCTTCGCCATCTGGTTTCCTGACCATATCCCCGGCTTTCCCCGTTTTCCTACCGGAGGGGTGCCGGGCCTTCTTTGGGAGGATGTGCGCTCAGGGGCGGTGAGCCTTGGGGAGTTCCTGGGGCAGTGGGCCTGGCACCTGGTCCTTCCCGTGCTCACCCTATCCTCTTTGCAGATCGCCGAGTGGACCCGGTTCATGCGGGCCTCCCTCCTCGAGGTGCTTTCCCAGGACTACATCCGCACCGCCCGGGCCAAAGGGCTTTCGGAGCGGGTGGTCCTTTACAAGCACGCGCTGAGAAACGCC includes:
- a CDS encoding ABC transporter permease, which gives rise to MFAYTVRRLLQMVPLLLAASVVIYALLALQPGDPLEELRRQNPRITAEQFEALKRAYGLDQPLHIRYFKWLSRALQGDLGYSRTYGIPAAEYIFVQRLPKTLLLSGLALTLALLVAIPVGVFSAVRQYSLADYAITFLSFVGFSMPVFFLGILLLYLFAIWFPDHIPGFPRFPTGGVPGLLWEDVRSGAVSLGEFLGQWAWHLVLPVLTLSSLQIAEWTRFMRASLLEVLSQDYIRTARAKGLSERVVLYKHALRNALIPIVTLVGLAIPGVLGGATITETIFSYPGMGRAIFDALVEKDYNVAMAALAFLALMTALFNLLADLAYAVVDPRIRYS